A window of Chloroflexota bacterium genomic DNA:
GTGCAAGCAAGTCCAGTTGAAAGGAGGCCGCTATGACCGATACCATCCTGGAGATACTCCAAGAGATGGATTTCACGCGTGACCTGGAGCCAGACCAGCAAAAAAAGCTGGCGTCTATGGCGTTCCAAGTCAGTTTCCCGGAAGAAACATTGATCTTTCGTGAGGCCGATGAAGGAGAACTGCTGTACATGATCCGCGAAGGTCAGGTCGCAATAGAGATCCATGTACCGGGCCAGGGTCGTTCTACTATCCTGACCCTTGGCCCCAGTCAAGTTCTGGGATGGTCGTCCCTGATACCTACTACCCGCAAAACAGCCACTGCCAGGACGGTTTCGCCTGTCCAGGCCCTGGCCATCGACGCCAAAGAACTGCGGGACACCATGCAGGCTGACCATGATCTCGGATTCGCGCTGCTCCAGCAACTGGTGGAAGTAATCACTGGGCGCCTGACCGCAACACGGCTTCAGCTGCTCGATATCTTTGCACACGAAGCACCTGA
This region includes:
- a CDS encoding cyclic nucleotide-binding domain-containing protein, whose translation is MTDTILEILQEMDFTRDLEPDQQKKLASMAFQVSFPEETLIFREADEGELLYMIREGQVAIEIHVPGQGRSTILTLGPSQVLGWSSLIPTTRKTATARTVSPVQALAIDAKELRDTMQADHDLGFALLQQLVEVITGRLTATRLQLLDIFAHEAPDT